One Engystomops pustulosus chromosome 7, aEngPut4.maternal, whole genome shotgun sequence DNA window includes the following coding sequences:
- the CBFB gene encoding core-binding factor subunit beta isoform X1, whose translation MPRVVPDQRSKFENEEFFRKLSRECEIKYTGFRDRPHEERQGRFQNACRDGRSEIAFVATGTNLSLQFFPASWQGEPRQAPTRDYVDFERETGKVHLKAPMILNGVCVIWRGWIDLQRLDGMGCLEFDEDRAQHEDALAQQAFEEARRRTREFEDRDRSHREEMEARRQQDPTSGLGSGDDLKLR comes from the exons ATGCCGCGGGTGGTACCGGATCAGAGAAGCAAATTCGAGAATGAGGAATTTTTCCGGAAATTGAGTCGTGAATGTGAG ATCAAATATACCGGGTTCAGAGATCGCCCACATGAGGAGCGACAGGGGCGTTTTCAGAATGCCTGCCGGGACGGACGCTCGGAGATA GCTTTTGTGGCCACAGGAACCAATCTTTCCCTGCAGTTTTTCCCAGCGAGTTGGCAAGGAGAGCCTCGCCAAGCCCCCACCCGTGACTATGTGGACTTTGAAAGAGAGACTGGAAAG GTCCATCTAAAAGCCCCAATGATACTGAATGGTGTTTGTGTCATTTGGAGAGGTTGGATAGACCTCCAGCGATTGGATGGAATGGGTTGCTTAGAGTTTGATGAAGACCGAGCACAG CATGAGGATGCACTGGCGCAGCAGGCCTTTGAGGAAGCTCGCAGAAGAACACGCGAGTTTGAGGACAGAGATCGCTCTCACCGGGAGGAAATGGAG GCTCGGCGGCAACAGGATCCCACCTCCGGCCTGGGCAGTGGAGATGACCTGAAGCTTCGTTAA
- the CBFB gene encoding core-binding factor subunit beta isoform X3, translating to MPRVVPDQRSKFENEEFFRKLSRECEIKYTGFRDRPHEERQGRFQNACRDGRSEIAFVATGTNLSLQFFPASWQGEPRQAPTRDYVDFERETGKVHLKAPMILNGVCVIWRGWIDLQRLDGMGCLEFDEDRAQHEDALAQQAFEEARRRTREFEDRDRSHREEMENFSLV from the exons ATGCCGCGGGTGGTACCGGATCAGAGAAGCAAATTCGAGAATGAGGAATTTTTCCGGAAATTGAGTCGTGAATGTGAG ATCAAATATACCGGGTTCAGAGATCGCCCACATGAGGAGCGACAGGGGCGTTTTCAGAATGCCTGCCGGGACGGACGCTCGGAGATA GCTTTTGTGGCCACAGGAACCAATCTTTCCCTGCAGTTTTTCCCAGCGAGTTGGCAAGGAGAGCCTCGCCAAGCCCCCACCCGTGACTATGTGGACTTTGAAAGAGAGACTGGAAAG GTCCATCTAAAAGCCCCAATGATACTGAATGGTGTTTGTGTCATTTGGAGAGGTTGGATAGACCTCCAGCGATTGGATGGAATGGGTTGCTTAGAGTTTGATGAAGACCGAGCACAG CATGAGGATGCACTGGCGCAGCAGGCCTTTGAGGAAGCTCGCAGAAGAACACGCGAGTTTGAGGACAGAGATCGCTCTCACCGGGAGGAAATGGAG AATTTCTCTCTGGTATAG
- the CBFB gene encoding core-binding factor subunit beta isoform X2 — protein sequence MPRVVPDQRSKFENEEFFRKLSRECEIKYTGFRDRPHEERQGRFQNACRDGRSEIAFVATGTNLSLQFFPASWQGEPRQAPTRDYVDFERETGKVHLKAPMILNGVCVIWRGWIDLQRLDGMGCLEFDEDRAQHEDALAQQAFEEARRRTREFEDRDRSHREEMEVRVLRSRCP from the exons ATGCCGCGGGTGGTACCGGATCAGAGAAGCAAATTCGAGAATGAGGAATTTTTCCGGAAATTGAGTCGTGAATGTGAG ATCAAATATACCGGGTTCAGAGATCGCCCACATGAGGAGCGACAGGGGCGTTTTCAGAATGCCTGCCGGGACGGACGCTCGGAGATA GCTTTTGTGGCCACAGGAACCAATCTTTCCCTGCAGTTTTTCCCAGCGAGTTGGCAAGGAGAGCCTCGCCAAGCCCCCACCCGTGACTATGTGGACTTTGAAAGAGAGACTGGAAAG GTCCATCTAAAAGCCCCAATGATACTGAATGGTGTTTGTGTCATTTGGAGAGGTTGGATAGACCTCCAGCGATTGGATGGAATGGGTTGCTTAGAGTTTGATGAAGACCGAGCACAG CATGAGGATGCACTGGCGCAGCAGGCCTTTGAGGAAGCTCGCAGAAGAACACGCGAGTTTGAGGACAGAGATCGCTCTCACCGGGAGGAAATGGAGGTGAGAGTTTTACGATCTCGCTGCCCGTAA